In the genome of Luteitalea pratensis, the window CAGTGGCTACCGCTCGAAGACACTGGGCCTCGTGAGCAAACTGGCCAGCCTTGGCAGGTCTCGTGGCGGCGCATCAAGCGCAGCCTGGAACTGCGCCCAGTCCTTCGCTTCGATCTCGAACCGTGTGCGATCCGGCAGCGCCTCCGCAGCGCGCTCGTTCTCACGTTCGGAGCCGGAGGGTGAATGGTTCTGAGCATGCGCGGACATCGGCGACCTCTTGCCTGTTGGACTGACACAACCGTGTCAGGTGCCCTCGCCGAGAATCGCGAGGTACTCACGGTACCCGAACACGCGGCCACGCTGGCGGCCGGTCACTTCCTCGACCATCCCGAGGCGCATCAGGTCGGCCAGCGTCGCGTTGATCGTCGGCGCCGACAGTCCGGTCGCCGCGACGAGTTGCGCCGTCGTGCTGAACGGATGCCGCTGCAGCCCGGCGTGTACCCGGAGCGCCGATCCCGCGCGCTCACTCTCCGCGGTGATCCTGGTGCGGTCGTCGTCGAACAGTTGCACGATCCGGGTCGCCGCCGTGAATGCCTGCGTGGCCGTCTCCTCAACGCCTCTCAGGAAGAAGGCGAGCCACTCGCGCCAGGCCCCGCGTTCGCGCACGTCCTGCAGCAGGCGGTAGTACTCGGCGCGATGCGTCTTGAGGTAGAGGCTCAGATACAGCAGCGGCGAGGTGAGCCCCCCGTGCACGCACAAGTACAGCGTGACCAGGAGACGGCCCATCCGCCCATTGCCATCGAGGAACGGATGAATGGTCTCAAACTGCACGTGCAGCAGGCCCGCCTTGGCGAGCGGCGGCAGGCCCGACACGTCCTCATGCATGAAGGCCTCGAGGTCCCCGAGGCAGCGACCGAGTTCGGTGACGGGAGGCGGCACGAACTGCGCGTTCCCTGGCCGCGTCCCGCCCAGCCAGTTCTGGCTGCGTCGGAACTCACCAGGATCGAGCGCGCTGCCACGGCCCCCCTGAAGCAACCGCGCATGCATCTCGCGCACGAGGCGCAGCGAGAGCGGGAGTGCGCGCAGGCGCTCCAACCCGTACATCATCGCGTCGACGTAGTCCGACACCTCGCGGACGTCGTGGAATGGAGCTCCGGCCTGCGCTTCGCTCTCAAAACGCAACAGGTCCGCAAGCGTCGACTGCGTGCCCTCGATCTGCGAAGACAGGACCGCCTCTTTGCGTGCGTACATGTAGAGGAAGAGGTCCTGACTGGGCAGCAGCAGCGTGATGCCGTCCAGCCGCCCGAGGGCGCGCTCGGCCGACGTCAGCGGGCCGAGCAGGCTGACCAGGTCGAGACTGGACGGGGAGGGCGGCAGCGCGTCGGGGACGAACGCCCGCACCTTTTCACCCGCGACGGACGTGGTGACGAATCGACCCGACGGTCGGGGAGGCACGCCTGATCGTCTGACGCCGTCGCTAATTAAGCAAGCGGTGTTTTCTTAATTTACGATCTGCTCAAGGCAAACGCCTTTATCAACGGCCATCGGTCAGGGCGTTTCCACAATGTCTCCACAAACCAGGACGATTGGGGACCCTTGCGGTCCACGCCTGTCGCCTCGGGTCGACTCGCCAACTCACTCACCGTCAAGGAGTTAATGCCAGAACCCCAACGCCTTCAGTCAGTTGTGCGAAGTGGCCGGATCCGGTTCGATTCCTTCCCACTTCAGCCAGTTCGCTCTCTGACTCGTCTCGCGCTCGATTTCCTCTTCAGCGATCCCAGTTTCGCCGCCGGCTGGTGGAACGACCCTCCTGTAGCAGACTCTGCAGTCTGTGCCGTGCGTGGTTGCCACGCGCCATTGGGCCGCCTTCTTCAACATCACGCTCAGACGGTGAGCACGTTGTTCACCGTGCGAGGCTTGCGGTGCCGCAGCCGGTACTTGAGCTGTTGCACGTCCTCGTCGGTGATGGCGTCGAGACGCTTCGCGCCGAGCATCGGGAGCAGGTGGTTCTTCAGCACCAGCTCCTTGTGCGCGATGCCGCTCGGCTTGATTCGCGCGCGCATGGCCGTCCATGAAGCGCGGCGCGAACTGTTCGGGTGTCGGAAACTCCTTCCTGGTCAAGGTGGGCCGCGGAGCAGGAGCTCGCGCTCTCGCCCTTCCCCCAGCGTTGCGCAGCGGACTTCGACGTGATGCCGTGCCGACCAGGGTGGAGAGATGCAGGTACGGGCGCGCGAGCACCTCGCAGTCGATGCGGCCGGTACCGCGCTCCATCGCGTCCGAGAGTATCGGAGATATAGCGCTTTCGATGACGTCGTCGCCCAGCATGCACCACGACGGTAGAGCGAACGGTACCGCGGAGACGAGAAGGCGCGTGATGCTCTTGCCCATCGCTGCGCGTCCGCAGCTGGCCGGTCCTGTGAGCGTCCCTTGCGTTCACGACACCACCATCGGAACTCGTCGGCCATGATGGGGGCCAGGCGCCTCCCAAGTTCCAGGTGGCACGCCGCGATGTGCCGCTCACGAGCTCCGAACAGCCGAGCGAAGAACTCGCGGGCGTTG includes:
- a CDS encoding Fic family protein gives rise to the protein MPPRPSGRFVTTSVAGEKVRAFVPDALPPSPSSLDLVSLLGPLTSAERALGRLDGITLLLPSQDLFLYMYARKEAVLSSQIEGTQSTLADLLRFESEAQAGAPFHDVREVSDYVDAMMYGLERLRALPLSLRLVREMHARLLQGGRGSALDPGEFRRSQNWLGGTRPGNAQFVPPPVTELGRCLGDLEAFMHEDVSGLPPLAKAGLLHVQFETIHPFLDGNGRMGRLLVTLYLCVHGGLTSPLLYLSLYLKTHRAEYYRLLQDVRERGAWREWLAFFLRGVEETATQAFTAATRIVQLFDDDRTRITAESERAGSALRVHAGLQRHPFSTTAQLVAATGLSAPTINATLADLMRLGMVEEVTGRQRGRVFGYREYLAILGEGT
- a CDS encoding DUF1778 domain-containing protein; this translates as MSAHAQNHSPSGSERENERAAEALPDRTRFEIEAKDWAQFQAALDAPPRDLPRLASLLTRPSVFER